A single Populus nigra chromosome 13, ddPopNigr1.1, whole genome shotgun sequence DNA region contains:
- the LOC133670659 gene encoding rust resistance kinase Lr10-like, protein MFSRVSRHLLGAYAALPILVILSTHHSCSATKNTSNYCAPSSCGNIHNISYPFRLNTDPQSCGNKLFELACENNIRPTLYLDMVKYYVQAINYNNFTIRLVEAAVQKDDCFSIPHHSITEKLLRSAYGLYYYETNWPDSSVLTFLCCENQMLNPPDYIMDASSCKNGSGTAYNSSSSSSISSPSCVDMEGHSYVMVDGGIQDVPDLCRIDLIYSVPKNMRNMTYTDVHDILVYGFELSWFSFCCDTGKENRCNLDEATVQNKNCLQLFTVPYYWTLLNLYFDGIDWIFCRIDEGYCYERMTTPSILLSFLIFFSTVTLALIVIYHVLLFPCGLPCLLTLLIYKWRRRHLSMYEDIEKFLQSHDNDLMPRRYTYSEIKKITNGFKDKLGEEGSGLVYKGKLRSGRLAAVKILDKLKDNGQDFMNEVATIGRIHHVNVVQLIGFTVEGSKRALIYEFMPNGSLEKYIFYKEGNVSLSNEKMHEISLGVAHGIEYLHQGCDMQILHFDIKPHNILLDDKFVPKVSDFGLAKLYPTNNNTMPLTAARGTIGYMAPELFYRSIGRVSNKADVYSYGMLLMEMVGRRKNLNTLANSSSQMYFPSWVYDQVSEGKDIEVQEDAMEHETKTMKKMIIVALWCIQWKPIDRPSMHKVVEMLESDVESLRMPPKPFLTPNQMPEEDDRANHAKLSDPPNDCIDSSYQFGR, encoded by the exons ATGTTCAGTAGAGTATCAAGGCACCTCTTGGGTGCATATGCAGCCCTGCCTATTCTAGTGATCCTATCCACCCACCATAGTTGCAGTGCTACAAAGAACACCAGCAATTACTGCGCTCCTTCTTCTTGTGGCAATATCCATAATATTAGCTACCCTTTTCGACTAAATACCGATCCCCAGAGCTGTGGCAACAAACTTTTTGAACTTGCTTGTGAAAACAACATACGTCCAACTTTATACTTGGACATGGTAAAGTATTATGTCCAGGCAATCAATTACAATAACTTCACAATTCGACTTGTGGAAGCTGCTGTTCAGAAGGATGATTGCTTCTCCATCCCTCATCATTCTATTACAGAAAAATTGCTCCGCTCTGCGTACGGCCTTTATTATTATGAGACAAATTGGCCAGACAGTTCTGTGTTAACTTTTTTATGTTGCGAAAATCAAATGCTGAATCCTCCAGATTATATTATGGATGCTTCTTCTTGCAAAAATGGCAGTGGTACTGCATATAATTCTTCTTCGTCTAGCAGTATTTCTTCTCCCAGCTGTGTCGATATGGAAGGTCATTCCTATGTCATGGTTGATGGGGGGATCCAGGATGTACCTGACTTGTGCCGTATAGATTTGATTTATTCTGTgccaaaaaatatgagaaatatgACGTATACAGATGTCCATGATATTTTGGTATATGGGTTCGAGCTTTCATGGTTCTCTTTCTGTTGTGATACTGGCAAAGAGAACCGCTGCAACCTTGATGAAGCCACCGTGCAGAACAAAAATTGTTTACAATTGTTCACAGTACCATACTACT GGACGCTGTTAAACCTTTATTTTGACG GTATCGACTGGATATTTTGTCGAATTGATGAGG GTTATTGTTATGAACGGATGACCACCCCTTCAATTTTACTAAGCTTTCTCATATTCTTTTCCACTGTGACACTTGCCCTTATCG TGATATATCATGTCCTACTGTTTCCATGTGGGCTTCCATGTCTCCTAACTTTACTGATTTATAAATGGCGAAGACGACATTTATCCATGTATGAAGACATTGAAAAATTCTTGCAAAGTCATGATAATGATCTCATGCCGAGAAGGTATACTTACTCAGAAATTAAGAAGATAACCAACGGATTTAAAGATAAGTTGGGTGAAGAAGGCTCTGGCTTAGTGTATAAGGGAAAGCTTCGTAGTGGTCGTTTAGCAGCAGTTAAAATATTGGACAAGTTAAAAGATAATGGACAAGATTTTATGAACGAAGTTGCCACAATTGGAAGAATTCACCATGTCAATGTCGTGCAACTTATAGGCTTCACTGTTGAGGGATCGAAGCGTGCTCTTATATATGAGTTCATGCCTAATGGGTCTcttgaaaagtatattttttataaggaaGGTAACGTCTCACTAAGCAATGAGAAAATGCATGAGATTTCTCTTGGGGTGGCTCATGGCATTGAATATCTACATCAAGGTTGTGATATGCAAATCTTACATTTTGATATCAAGCCTCACAATATTCTTCTTGATGATAAGTTTGTTCCGAAAGTTTCAGATTTTGGATTAGCCAAATTGTACCCAACAAATAATAACACTATGCCCCTCACTGCTGCTAGAGGAACAATAGGATACATGGCTCCCGAACTATTTTATAGAAGTATTGGACGTGTCTCTAACAAAGCTGATGTTTATAGTTACGGGATGTTATTGATGGAAATGgtaggaagaagaaagaacttGAACACATTGGCAAATAGTTCAAGCCAAATGTACTTCCCTTCATGGGTTTATGACCAAGTTAGTGAAGGAAAGGACATAGAAGTACAAGAAGATGCCATGGAACATGAAAcgaaaacaatgaaaaagatGATTATTGTGGCATTGTGGTGCATACAGTGGAAGCCTATTGATCGTCCCTCAATGCATAAAGTTGTAGAGATGCTTGAATCAGATGTTGAATCCCTACGAATGCCTCCTAAGCCTTTTCTCACTCCAAATCAGATGCCAGAAGAAGATGATAGAGCTAATCATGCAAAGTTATCGGATCCACCAAATGATTGTATTGACTCTTCATATCAGTTTGGTCGTTAA
- the LOC133670658 gene encoding LEAF RUST 10 DISEASE-RESISTANCE LOCUS RECEPTOR-LIKE PROTEIN KINASE-like 2.2: MFSRVLRHLFGAYAALPFLVILSSYHSCSARKNCTPSSCGNIHNISYPFRLNTDPKGCGNKNYELACENNVRPTLLLDKEKYYVQAINYSDFTIRLVDAAVQKDDCFSIPHHSFTKKLRLSAYDNYYYETNWPDSSMLTFICCKNQMLNPPDYIMDASSCKNGSGTAYSSSSSSSISSPSCVDMEGHSYVMVDGQIQDVPDLCRINLIYYVPKNMRNKSYTDVHDILVYGFELSWFSFCCHYGKENRCNLDEATVQNNNCLQYNDFTEPYYSEIFPSLLDLFLEGLAWILCRIKGGDFYCQYRMTTPSVLLSFLMLFLPTILALIVIYHVLLVPFGLPCLLTLLIYKWRRRHLSMYEDIEKFLQSHDNDLMPIRYTYSEIKKITNGFKDKLGEGGFGSVYKGKLRSGRFAAVKILSKSKTNGQDFMNEVATIGRIHHVNVVQLIGYTVEGLKRALIYEFMPNGSLEKYIFSREGSVPLSNEKMYEISIGVARGIEYLHQGCDMQILHFDIKPHNILLNDKFVPKVSDFGLAKLYPTNNNTVPLTAARGTMGYMAPELCYKNIGGVSYKADVYSYGMLLMEMVGRRKNLNASANHSSQIYFPSWVYDQVSEGKDIEVQEDVLEHEKKTTKKMIIVALWCIQLKPVDRPSMHKVVEMLESDVESLRMPPKPFLTPHQMPEDDDKANHAKLSDPPNDCIDSSYQFGR; the protein is encoded by the exons ATGTTCAGTAGAGTATTAAGGCACCTCTTCGGTGCATATGCAGCCCTGCCTTTTCTAGTGATCCTATCCTCCTACCATAGTTGCAGTGCTAGAAAGAACTGCACTCCTTCTTCTTGTGGCAATATCCATAATATTAGCTATCCTTTTCGATTAAATACCGATCCCAAAGGCTGTGGCAACAAAAATTATGAACTTGCTTGTGAAAACAACGTACGTCCAACTTTACTCTTGGACAAGGAAAAGTATTATGTCCAGGCAATCAATTACAGTGACTTCACAATTCGACTTGTGGATGCTGCTGTTCAGAAGGATGATTGCTTCTCCATCCCTCACCattcttttacaaaaaaattgcgCCTCTCTGCATACGacaattattattatgagaCAAATTGGCCAGACAGTTCTATGTTAACTTTTATATGTTGCAAAAATCAAATGCTGAATCCTCCAGATTATATTATGGATGCTTCTTCTTGCAAAAATGGCAGTGGTACTGCATATAGTTCTTCTTCGTCCAGCAGTATTTCTTCTCCCAGCTGTGTCGATATGGAAGGTCATTCCTATGTCATGGTTGATGGGCAGATCCAGGATGTACCTGATTTGTGCcgtataaatttgatttattatgtgccaaaaaatatgagaaataaGTCGTATACAGATGTCCATGATATTTTGGTATATGGGTTCGAGCTTTCATGGTTCTCTTTCTGTTGTCATTATGGCAAAGAGAATCGCTGCAACCTTGATGAAGCCACCGTGCAGAACAACAATTGTTTACAATATAACGATTTCACAGAACCATACTACT CCGAGATATTTCCGTCGCTGTTAGACCTTTTTTTAGAAG GTCTCGCCTGGATATTATGTCGAATTAAAGGGGGTG ATTTTTATTGTCAATACCGGATGACCACCCCTTCAGTTTTACTAAGCTTTCTCATGTTGTTTCTCCCTACGATACTTGCTCTTATCG TGATATATCATGTGCTACTGGTCCCATTTGGGCTTCCATGTCTCCTAACTTTACTAATTTATAAATGGCGAAGACGACATTTATCCATGTACGAAGACATTGAAAAATTCTTGCAAAGTCATGATAATGATCTCATGCCGATAAGGTACACTTACTCAGAGATTAAGAAAATAACCAACGGATTTAAAGACAAGTTGGGTGAAGGAGGCTTTGGCTCAGTGTATAAGGGAAAGCTTCGTAGTGGTCGTTTTGCGGCAGTTAAAATATTGAGCAAGTCAAAAACCAATGGACAAGATTTTATGAACGAAGTTGCCACAATTGGAAGAATTCACCATGTCAATGTCGTGCAACTTATAGGCTACACTGTCGAGGGATTGAAGCGTGCTCTTATATACGAGTTCATGCCTAATGGGTCTCTTGAAAAGTACATTTTTTCTAGGGAAGGTAGCGTCCCACTAAGCAATGAGAAAATGTATGAGATTTCTATTGGGGTGGCTCGTGGCATTGAATATCTACATCAAGGTTGTGATATGCAAATCTTACATTTTGATATCAAGCCTCACAACATTCTTCTTAATGATAAGTTTGTTCCGAAAGTTTCAGATTTTGGACTAGCCAAATTGTACCCAACAAATAATAACACTGTGCCCCTCACTGCTGCCAGGGGGACAATGGGATACATGGCTCCTGAACTATGTTATAAGAATATTGGAGGTGTCTCTTACAAAGCTGATGTCTATAGTTACGGGATGTTATTGATGGAAATGgtaggaagaagaaagaacttGAATGCATCCGCAAATCATTCAAGCCAAATTTACTTCCCATCATGGGTTTATGACCAAGTTAGTGAAGGAAAGGACATAGAAGTACAAGAAGATGTCTTGgaacatgaaaagaaaacaacgaAAAAGATGATTATTGTGGCATTATGGTGCATACAGTTAAAGCCTGTTGATCGTCCCTCTATGCATAAAGTTGTAGAGATGCTTGAATCGGATGTTGAATCTCTACGAATGCCTCCTAAGCCTTTTCTCACCCCACATCAGATGCCGGAAGATGATGATAAAGCTAATCATGCAAAGTTATCAGATCCACCAAATGATTGTATTGACTCTTCATATCAGTTTGGTCGTTAA